One Malania oleifera isolate guangnan ecotype guangnan chromosome 9, ASM2987363v1, whole genome shotgun sequence DNA segment encodes these proteins:
- the LOC131163983 gene encoding transcription factor bHLH18-like isoform X2, protein MEISSIRGLPELGMCEPYFIHPWQMSSLEELNTFPISAAFGENLQHSFSHSSFNPKTSIESVSQTSIDRPMKQLKTDGWNSGRTDHIQNPPSASSHSLLSFAISNDHTTQFGTLKPKDEVVSPNSLSFPSDILVSQGSYGNQNRVFKACQEDKRISTTPRVSQAHDHIIAERKRREKLSQRFIALSAIVPGLKKTDKASVLGDAIKYLKHLQEQVKTLEEQTRKKTMESVVFVKKTHIIDDGENSSSDENFSGSPQGDPLPEIEARFSDKNVLIRIHCEKKKGVTEKILSEIEQLHLIVTNSSVMTFGNSALDVTIIAQMDLEFHLTAKDLVKNLRTAFKLFM, encoded by the exons ATGGAAATCTCATCCATCAGAGGATTACCCGAACTG GGAATGTGCGAACCGTATTTTATCCATCCATGGCAGATGAGTTCGCTTGAGGAGCTCAACACATTCCCCATATCAGCTGCATTTGGAGAGAACCTACAGCATTCTTTCTCTCACTCATCCTTCAACCCAAAAACTTCCATCGAATCCGTTTCCCAGACCAGCATCGATCGACCAATGAAACAGCTTAAAACCGATGGCTGGAATTCCGGCAGAACTGATCATATTCAAAACCCGCCTTCTGCTTCTTCTCATAGCCTCCTTTCCTTTGCCATTTCCAATGATCACACAACTCAATTTGGCACCTTGAAGCCCAAGGACGAGGTGGTCTCTCCTAATAGCCTCTCATTCCCTTCTGATATTTTGGTATCTCAAGGTTCCTATGGCAACCAAAACCGTGTATTCAAAGCCTGCCAGGAAGATAAGAGAATCAGCACAACCCCAAGAGTCTCCCAGGCTCACGATCACATCATAGCCGAGAGGAAACGTCGAGAGAAGCTCAGCCAGCGGTTCATAGCTTTGTCTGCAATTGTTCCAGGCCTAAAGAAG ACGGACAAGGCTTCTGTTCTAGGAGATGCCATAAAGTACTTGAAACATCTGCAAGAGCAAGTGAAGACACTAGAGGAGCAGACTAGGAAGAAAACCATGGAATCTGTGGTTTTTGTAAAGAAAACACACATCATTGATGACGGTGAGAACTCTTCCTCTGATGAGAATTTCTCTGGAAGCCCCCAGGGCGACCCTCTCCCTGAAATCGAAGCAAGATTTTCCGACAAAAATGTCCTCATAAGAATTCACTGCGAGAAGAAAAAAGGAGTAACAGAAAAGATATTATCTGAGATTGAGCAGCTCCACCTAATCGTCACCAATAGCAGTGTCATGACATTTGGGAATTCTGCTCTTGACGTGACTATTATCGCTCAG ATGGATCTGGAATTCCATTTGACAGCAAAGGATCTTGTGAAGAATCTACGTACCGCTTTCAAATTGTTCATGTGA
- the LOC131163983 gene encoding transcription factor bHLH18-like isoform X1, producing MEISSIRGLPELNLNLQGMCEPYFIHPWQMSSLEELNTFPISAAFGENLQHSFSHSSFNPKTSIESVSQTSIDRPMKQLKTDGWNSGRTDHIQNPPSASSHSLLSFAISNDHTTQFGTLKPKDEVVSPNSLSFPSDILVSQGSYGNQNRVFKACQEDKRISTTPRVSQAHDHIIAERKRREKLSQRFIALSAIVPGLKKTDKASVLGDAIKYLKHLQEQVKTLEEQTRKKTMESVVFVKKTHIIDDGENSSSDENFSGSPQGDPLPEIEARFSDKNVLIRIHCEKKKGVTEKILSEIEQLHLIVTNSSVMTFGNSALDVTIIAQMDLEFHLTAKDLVKNLRTAFKLFM from the exons ATGGAAATCTCATCCATCAGAGGATTACCCGAACTG AATCTTAATCTGCAGGGAATGTGCGAACCGTATTTTATCCATCCATGGCAGATGAGTTCGCTTGAGGAGCTCAACACATTCCCCATATCAGCTGCATTTGGAGAGAACCTACAGCATTCTTTCTCTCACTCATCCTTCAACCCAAAAACTTCCATCGAATCCGTTTCCCAGACCAGCATCGATCGACCAATGAAACAGCTTAAAACCGATGGCTGGAATTCCGGCAGAACTGATCATATTCAAAACCCGCCTTCTGCTTCTTCTCATAGCCTCCTTTCCTTTGCCATTTCCAATGATCACACAACTCAATTTGGCACCTTGAAGCCCAAGGACGAGGTGGTCTCTCCTAATAGCCTCTCATTCCCTTCTGATATTTTGGTATCTCAAGGTTCCTATGGCAACCAAAACCGTGTATTCAAAGCCTGCCAGGAAGATAAGAGAATCAGCACAACCCCAAGAGTCTCCCAGGCTCACGATCACATCATAGCCGAGAGGAAACGTCGAGAGAAGCTCAGCCAGCGGTTCATAGCTTTGTCTGCAATTGTTCCAGGCCTAAAGAAG ACGGACAAGGCTTCTGTTCTAGGAGATGCCATAAAGTACTTGAAACATCTGCAAGAGCAAGTGAAGACACTAGAGGAGCAGACTAGGAAGAAAACCATGGAATCTGTGGTTTTTGTAAAGAAAACACACATCATTGATGACGGTGAGAACTCTTCCTCTGATGAGAATTTCTCTGGAAGCCCCCAGGGCGACCCTCTCCCTGAAATCGAAGCAAGATTTTCCGACAAAAATGTCCTCATAAGAATTCACTGCGAGAAGAAAAAAGGAGTAACAGAAAAGATATTATCTGAGATTGAGCAGCTCCACCTAATCGTCACCAATAGCAGTGTCATGACATTTGGGAATTCTGCTCTTGACGTGACTATTATCGCTCAG ATGGATCTGGAATTCCATTTGACAGCAAAGGATCTTGTGAAGAATCTACGTACCGCTTTCAAATTGTTCATGTGA